ACGGCAAATGCAAATCCTCAGTAGAGAACCTGATGGAAATTTAAGTTCTTTGCAAAAGAATTCATTCAGTATTCTAATCTGCAAAATTATATCTCTGAAGAGATCAATCACCTCCACTTGATGGAACTTTTTCAGTATTTGATTCCTGATTTTTACcctttttgacctttttttcaGGGGTCGGTTCCTGAAAGGTGGAATAACTCTATTCCAGGGATAAGTCTGCCTTATTCCAGTCATAACTTTATCCCAGGACAAAGTTATGACTGGAATAAGACAGTTTTATCCCTGGATAGTGTTGTTCCACCTTTCAGGAACcggcttttgaattttttgccatcttaagtttttttattttcttcatctttctatttatttttcagggttatttttaattaacaattttaaactgaagtgACTACCATGCATAAATAATTCCAtacattattataattattattacctaTTGGGCCATATAGGTTTCCTATTAACCCATTCGGTAGAGCAGCAGATTGAAATTTTAATGCATGGACTCTCTTGTGTCCATTGTATACAGCCCTCTGGTGCTGTCCTGGGCGACTTATTGGTCAAACCGTGCCATCGACAAAAGCAAAACAGTTTTCCAAGGGAGAGCCTTTAGCTGAAATTACGTCTGCATATTGCTGTAAATGGTTGGGGTCCATAACTTGATTGTTCCACTGAGTTAGTCTGTGGCCATGCCTGTCATAGACATAATCGAAAACAGTATTTGTTATCATGCTTAAGACCGGAACTGGCCTTGCAAATCTGTGCACCATATCACTGTATCGACAGGGGTAAGCCAGTCGCTTCAGTAGCATACATAGCCCTTCTATGCCATCGCAAACGGAACGCTGTGGGCACTGGAATGTTGGGGGAATCTGTAGCCTGTCTGCCAGCAAGGGAATGTGCCATTTCTCGACTCGAAACTCGGTATAACACTCAGCAGGATCCATTTCCCCCAAATCGAACGATGCGTACGAGTTGTAAGGAAAATCCAGATTCTTCGACTGATAAAAGTCATAGAGAAGGCAGAATTCTTCGTCATCAAACATGTCGCGGGCATatccaacaaaaacaaaatcccTGATGTCTTTAAACGACGACATAACTAAAACCACCACTTGTTGAGCCTCACTTGTTGACGTCTTCATCTTTGTACAAGACGCGGGTGCTTAACTTTCAATTTTCGCGCCGAAAACGATGTTCTCATCCCAGTGTCCTAGAGCATGCCACGTCATAATTTCGTTCTCGTTTTCGTCCTCGACGAAgctgcttaaggtccctattatctGGAAACGACATCAAGAACAATTACATCCACGATTCATACCTTCCACACTAGGGTCAGAGTTCGTGCGCTGCAGCTACCTGAGCAAACTGAAGGGTTGACCCCAGTAGTGAGGGAAAGGCCTGTTACAACACCAACCCTTTCACAGCCTAAAGAGGCTACACCTGTACTTGACACTCCAGCCTTGGATAGCATGGCTGATGCTTTTTCTTCACCTCAGGACTCTTCTGTGTAAGATTCAGGACTTCAAGCATCAGCGCCTGAGCAACCAGAAAGGAGATACCCTCTCTGAGAGCGTAAACCGCCTTAGTGGTTCTACTAGTCCTTAGTAAACTTAAGTGTTCGTGACTTTGAGACTTGCCCCTATCAGTACGTTACTTTGTATTATTATCaggttttagtttttctttcctttgctttaAGAGGGGCCATTTGTCATATCCCATGAATCCTTATGCGCTTCATACATGCACAGTAGGTTCTTCTTGCCATGTGCTTACAGACttgaagtaaaatattgttgagtTCTCTGTGTTCGTTATACAATTTCCTGGTACATTACAAACTACAAATTCCTGGTAAATTACAGTCAGGCTGCGGCGGTCGGCTTGGCATGGCTACGAGTGGTGTGTgagaaaaactattttaaaagaTCTCAGCTAATTTTAAACCTTGATATTTTTTTGATAatcgattttaagattttaaattttttacttgcaaacatattttacttttattgcaataattaattaattagttaattaatGCACGAGGGCCCAACTGAAAACCGCCTTGGCGAGTTGGGCTCCCTCTATaaatatcatcattattattagaaCAGTCAATATTATTATGTAAAGATAATATTATTCAATTGtcaaaaatatgtacataatttacagaaatatttggagtaagaattaagcactatataatattaagaatagtataaataataaaaatagcaatcactgtgtcaataacgattttACAAATACATTTCTTGCAGCTCAGATGCAGTCACTAACTTTTGCAGTCAGTCAAGAGTTTTGAATTAAGTCATTACCAATCCGTCTCTGATATTAATCTtgtattaatattgttattattattattatcattattattattgttaaatacTAAGTCAACCTGTCTCACAAAGAAACATTTGGTACAAGGCATGATGCTAGTATGCTGGTGGACTCCAACTGCCTCCATAAGCTTAAgcaaaatgcattttctccaaCAGGTGAGCCCATGTGTGTGTTTGGGGACCCTGCATATCCTTTACGAGTTCACCTGCAAGCACCATATCGTAATGGCATTTTAACTCCAATGATGGAAGCATACAATGCTGAGATGAGCTCTGTCAGAGTTACTGTTGGGTGGCTGTTTGGCAATATTATTAATGATTTccaatttttatattttaagaaaaatttgaaaatcggCATGAGCAGTGTTGGGAAAATGTATCTAGTCTGCGCACTCCTTCACAATGCAATAACATGTTTATATGGAAACAGCACCGCAGAATTTTTTTGGGCTGAACCCTCCTTCCTTAAAAGACTACTTCAGATAAACCACATACATTGAATGGATTTATTTATAACCAATAGAAGTAAGCATACATACAGTATTTCCTGATGTAATGGACACTTGCTTATTATAATAAAGGAAAATCATGTTGAACACTTGTCACCAATGAATGAAAATCAACACAGGGTGAAATAAGGCGTTTCTGTATTTCGGAAATCTTGCGGAAACCTGATAGTTCAAGTTTCCATCGCATTTCTGGACGGCGGTTTTGATGGGAAACGCGTAAGAGCAAAATAAGGTCGACATTTCACGTTTCCACAGCGTTTCCGCAGCGTTTCCTTTGGCTGAAATGTAGAAGGCCATATCAATCACGTTTCTGCAGACAATTTTCTACGGAAATTTGGTAGCTTTAATTTTAAGGAGGTGATGTGCTGCCAAGGATTTCTCGGCAACAACACTATTTTTAAAACGCTCTTAATGATGTTCTGGTGTGACTTCTTAGACAGTCTTAAGGCTGTCTATCTGACTAAAACAGGCCAGTGGCAAAAGACGGAATGTAAATAGATACAAAGTGTTTTAAGTATCCTGCTAGTTTAGACGTTCTTGGAGTGTATATTTCTTAGCATTGTGAACAAATAAATGATTTCACTGAAGTAAGATGGGGCATTTTAATTTCTCTTTGTGGAGCCAATCATAGGTCTAAATGACAGTCGTCTTTTACTTCGACAAGATTTGGCACGCTCAAGCGTACTTAGGAACCATTTGGTGAAGTAAACAAAAGCCGGGATGGAAAACTAAGTCGTGGTCATGGTAGTGGTCATTCACAGAGATACACTATTTTTATTTGGGAAATTTTAAGACTATTTGAAGCGTATACCCAAAGCTGAGATTTGCccagcaaaacaaagaaacctcCACTAGCTTTAGCCCAATGTTAAAGCCAGTGACACTTCGATGAACAGTACATGAAATACACATCTGTAGTATTCATTCTATAACAAACTGCAAAATGTGTATGATAAATAAATTTTCGACAATGTTTTTCGACATGTAGGTACATGTaaaaattttaagttacaaCAAGCATACTATATCGGAGTTCTAAATTAAGGTCCTCGGGAGAAGAGGACACACGATTACAATATCAACGTTGGTATACCTTCCTGTTAATAGCGACAAATCGGGACTGAATTCTTTGAACAGGGATGAATGTTGTAGGACCGGGAAGTTTAAATACCTTAGCATAGTAAACAGACAGTGGGTTCTTAAATAGCGAATTGTTGGGATACTCTTTAAACCACTGcacacaaacaaaacaatgtcCATTCTTATCAATAACGAATGTTCTAAAAAATAGTTCACTCGGCCCGGCCTGCTAATTCCTAACGAAATTTCGCCTTCATCGCCAACCCATGACGCCATCACCCTTGCATGCTTATAAAGGCGGCTTTCAGTACCAGAGCCAAAGCGCTCCTTGCCTACACACAGAGACGAATACTTCTTGTACGTAGAGTTGAGAAAGGCTGTGGTAAGATCCAAATATGGATACGATGTATGTACTCTGCAACTGGACTATCTCATCACTATCAAAGCAACAGCAGTGATACCGACTTGGGAGGTTAATCACACTGAGATCCGTTCATGCATTGCAATTTGGTTGTAACACACCATTCAAGGCCCCCATCCAAGTCAAAGAATTGGTCGTTTCCATGTGACCATCAGCAAAGTTGGTTCGTCGGGCTGCGCTGCATAATGGATGAAAGGAGTCCTTAAAATCTGAGGGGACTGGGTACTGCAGATCATCAAGGGCACTCATTGTCAAAATTATGTGTACAAAGTTGAATTTTCTCAATCCTTAAATTTGGTTTAAAGCGTTTTAAAGAATCAGAAAAGGATATGATCTTCTACACTGGCCTGACCTTTGGTCAGTTTGTAGCATTATTCAATTTCCTAAATTCCCATGGTATTTGTTATCGTCTAAATTACTGGGGCTCTGATTATGCTAAGGTACAATTACCTGATATAGAAGAGAAGGGACAAAAGCGCTTCTTAGAGCCTGATGACAAGCTTTTTCTGACATTGTGTAGATTGAGGGTTAATATACCAGAGAAAGTACTGGCTGATAACTATAATATTAGTGTATCAGGGGTATCAAGGATTTTTGCTACCTGGCTCGACTTACTTTTTTCAAGGTTAATTCAACTTCCTGTTTGGGCTACAAGAAGAACAGCTGAAGAAACAATGCCCAAAGTTTTTCGGCAGAAATACCCACTCACAAGGGTCATCCTTGACTGTACTGAATTATTCATTGAAAAGCCCTCATGTTTCTGTGCACAATCTGAAACTTACTCCTCATATAACTCCCACAATACAGCCAAAGGCCTTGTTGCAATAGCACCTAATGGTGCTTTAACCTTTGTGTCAGATTTGTATGGAGGTCATTGTAGTGACAAAGTTATTGTTGAGCACTGTGGCATTCTACATCTTCTTGAAGAGAGTGTTGCAGTAATGGCAGATCGTGGTTTTAAAATCTAAGACCTATTAGCCCCAAAGAAAGTTTACGTTAATATTCCACCCTTCATGGGAATTAAAGACCAGCTAAATCCTGAAGAGGAAGATGAAACCAGGGAGATTGCATCAGTTTGCATACACGTGGAACGGGCTGTTGAAAGCGTGAAAAACTTTAACATTCTTAAACAGATATTGCCAAATTCTATGGCTGAAGATGTTGACAAATTTGGAAAGTTTGCTGTTTACTAGCTAATTTCAAGGGGCCTTGATTATACTACCAGTGGCCCCTTGAAATAAGCCAGTAAACAGCAAACTTTCCAACTTTTGTCAACATCGTCATCTTTTTAAATAAGTTCTTGAATTTGTGAGAAATACAAGGTACATAGTATTGGTGTACAGGATTTACCCAATAAGTGTTTGATAAAGTAGACATGTTGTGCGAAAAAGGGAAATAAGCACCAAATAGAAAAGATTTtgacatttctttaaaaaagtcttATTGGTAGCATAGGAAATGCATGAAAACAGTGTGGAGAATATGCATACTGATGccagggtttaaagggttaattaagGAAATATGGTATTTGTAATTTCACGGTAGTAGAAGAGGAAATATTGAAACTTAATGCAAATGGACatcttcaacttcaactttcaacttcaactttattcattcaCTTTCAATTTACAATTACACGATAGCTTCCACCCGCGTATAGGAGagcctaatcgaggcgggggaagagacacacaaatttaaagaaagaaaagaaaaaaagaactattttacaaacagtaccagctgtcgcaaaataaaaactatagtATGTATTAAGCTAATTTAATTTGCATTATGATATACACAGAGAATATAAATCTAGTTGTGTTCCTGAGCTAGTTAAATTTAAGTTGATGCATGATTTCAGTGATTTCAAGATAGTCATCagatttagataaaatttcaaagagcttATTCCTTATCTTTTTCCGAATGGTAGATTTTGGTATGTTTCTCATATCTGAGGGTAAAGAATTCCAAATTTTTGGTCCAACTCTTAGAAAAGAACTACGCATTTTTCAAGCCTTGAGTGTTCGGTATAGAAATCATCATTGAGAGAAGATCGGGTAGGATATGAGTGCACCTCAGAAATCCTAGTAAAggctctcttgatattttcaggTGCAGAATTGTTAGCAACGTCCCACATGATActacaaagacaatcaaagtAAATAAAGGATAGGGGAAAGActtttgattttaagaaaaatggtaCAGCATGTTGCTTATAATCCGTAAAGTAAATCAGGTGTAGGGCTCGTTTTTGAATTAAGAGTATCTTATTTATATAAGTTTTAGGTGCAGAGCCCCAAGCACAGATGCCATAATAAAGATAGGGGTTGATAAGGGCTTGATAGATATTTAAGAGGGGACGTAATGGAATACTATGTCTAAGCTTTGCTAGAATTCCCACGGTTCTACTTATCTTTAAGCAGATTAGATTAATATGGTTTTTCCAGGAAAGTTCATAATCAATCAGAACACCAAGGTATTTGacaaaatctttcttttctaaGGTACTCAATGCATTTATAGCTGGATCATAAGCTTTGATGGAGGGATTATATGTTAAACATTTCTGCCGAGGACGGAAAAGCacataattagattttttgaaattaagggttagcttattggctaaaagccaGTCACTGACATTATTTAGTTCAGAATTAACTATCTGTTCAAGATTATGGAGGTTCTTGTTTGCATAAATAATGCTTGTATCGTCAGcagataaataaaatgaatgatGCTTTGAAGAATTTGCAATGTCATTCACATACAATAAGAATAAAAGTAGGCCCAGCACAGAGCCCTGTGGAACACCAAACAAAGTTGTTTCACTGTTGGAAATATAAGAGCCATTTACAGTGGTTTGTTTCCTATAGGTTAGTAAGATCGGAACCAATCATTAGCAATACCTCTTATGCCataaaaatcaagtttttgaagaagaatatagtgatcaacagtatcaaaggcttttttcaGATCTATAAAGAGTCCACAGGTGAATTTACCACTATTCATAGTACTCTGAATTGTATTAACAATATCCAGAATTGCATGTTGAGTATTGTGACCACTCCTAAAGCCATTTTGGGAGTTTTTCAATATATTGTGCTTAATGATAAATTTACTGAGTCTTTGATACATTAGTTTTTCAAATATTCTATTGAATATAGACCAAAGAGAAATAGGCCTGTAATTGCTTGCACAGGactcatcatcatctttataaaCTGGCACAATCTTGGCAAGTTTTAGTTTGCTGGGATGTTTACCTTTAGCAAGTGGCTGGCTAATAATCTGTTTGCAGCCTTTTAGGATTTTAACAGGACGAGAACATGCCATAAGACTTGTAGAGG
The sequence above is a segment of the Porites lutea chromosome 3, jaPorLute2.1, whole genome shotgun sequence genome. Coding sequences within it:
- the LOC140931938 gene encoding uncharacterized protein — its product is MIFYTGLTFGQFVALFNFLNSHGICYRLNYWGSDYAKVQLPDIEEKGQKRFLEPDDKLFLTLCRLRVNIPEKVLADNYNISVSGVSRIFATWLDLLFSRLIQLPVWATRRTAEETMPKVFRQKYPLTRVILDCTELFIEKPSCFCAQSETYSSYNSHNTAKGLVAIAPNGALTFVSDLYGGHCSDKVIVEHCGILHLLEESVAVMADRGFKI